The Streptomyces halobius genomic interval AGTCCGGAGCCTGCTCCGCGGCCCGCCGCCACGCTGGTGAGGATGTCTTGCGGGGTGAGGGCGTAGTCGGGGGCGCGGCGTTCGCCGGTCTCGAAATACAGGTAGTCGGCAAAGTCGCGGAGCGTGTGCGGGGGCAGCTGCAGATAGGGCAGGTCGATGACGTCCCTCACATGGACGCCGGTGTTGGCGGCGTCCGCGAGTGGGGAGCGGGTCGGGACCGCGACTATTCGCTGTTCCGCAGTGAGGATGTCCACGTCGATCCCGTCGACCTCGAAGGCCGGCCGTACGAACGCCACGTCCACACGGTCTTCGCGCAGCGCACTGAGGTGTTCGGTGAAGGTCAACTGGACGAGTTCGAGCGGCACTTCGGGACGGGCGCGCCGGAAGGCGTTGACGGCTGCCGGGGTGACCTCGGCCGAGCCGTGCCCCATGATGCCCACCCGCAGGGGGCGGGCGGCGGCCGACGGGGCGAGGGCGGCCTCTGTCACATCCTCGACGGCCGCGTTCGCCGCGGCGAGCAGGGTGCGGGCGTGGGAGGCGAGCCGCTGTCCGGCGACGGTCGGCGTGACCGGGCCGTTGCCGCGGTCCAGCAGCCGGGTGCCGAACTCCCGTTCCAGTTGCTGGATGTGCTGAGTGACAGCGGCCGGTGAGAGGAAGAGCCGGGAGGCGGCCCGTCCGAAGTGTTCCTCCTCGACCACCGCCAGGAAGGAGGACAGCTTCCGCAGATCCATACCGGCCACGATACGACCGTGATGCAGCCGGCCACGACGACATTCAGAATTCCTGAACGGGGGCAGCGCCGGGCACTGACCGGCTCGTACAACGGTCGGTATGAGTAAGCACGCCGCCCCCGTCAGTCCCCCCGCCACCTCGCCTCCCTCATCGCCGCCGGGCGAGGGCGCGTTCGTATCCCGGCACTGGCTGAGGGCGGGCTGGGTGATGACAGCCTCCGGGTGGAGCGCCAACCAGTTCTCCGCCCTGCTGGGCGCCTACCGCAGCGATCTGGGCTTGACCACGGCCAGTACGACCGCGCTGTTCGGCATCTACGTGCTCGGGCTCGTCCCCGGCCTACTGCTGGGCGGCCCGCTCGCCGACCGGCGGGGCCGCCGACCCATCGTCTTCCTCGCGCTGGGCACGTCGGCCCTGGCCACCTGCCTGCTGATGATCGGCCCCGCTGCCTCCGTCTTCTTGTGGCCCGGGCGCTTCCTGACCGGGATCGGCGCGGGCGCCCTGCTGGCGGCGGGCGGTGCCTGGGTCAAGGAGCTTTCCTCGCCTCCGCACGGGAGTGCCCCCAATGCGGGTGTGGCGGCTCGTCGTTCGGGGCTGTTTCTGTCCGCGGGCTTCGCGACCGGCGGCCTGGTCGCCTCCCTCATCGCCCAGTGGGCCCCGCACCCGATGGTCATCGCCTACATCCCGCACCTCGTCCTCTCCGCCATCGCTGCGCTGAGCGCCGCACGGGCCCCCGAATCCTCGCCGGACCGTTCCCACGCAGCCTCGCCGGGCCCGGCTCGTAGCGCGCGGAAGGTGCGGCGTGCCTCGGCGGCCGACTTCCGCCGGCTGGTCGTCCCCGTCGCGCCGTGGGTGTTCATCGCCCCGGCGGTGGCCTTCGTCACGCTGCCCGGGCTGGTCGACGCCAGCCTGGAAGGCTGGGAGACGGTGTACGCCGGTGTGATCACCGCCGTCACACCCGGTGCCGGCATCATCGTGGCGCCGTTCGCGCGGTCGCTGGCCGCCCGGCACCGCATCGCCACCGGAGTGATGGGGCTGGCGGCCATCGCGCTCGGGCTGCTGGTATGCGCGCTCGCCGCGGCGCAGGCCCAGCCGATGACCGCCCTGGTCGCTTCGGTGGTGCTCGGTGCCGGCTACGGGCTGTGCGTCGCCTACGGCCTCACCGAGGTCGCCGTCCTCGCCCCCCCCGCACCAACTGGCGCGCCTGACCTCCTACTTCTGGACGGTGGCCTACCTGGGCTTCCTCGCCCCCTACGTGATCAACCTGTTCACCGGGGTGTTCGCACCACCCACGATCCTCACCGCCGCCGCCCTACTGGCCGTGATCACCCTGGCGACCGTCGCCTATCAAGGCAACCGCCAAGCGCATTCCCACTGATCCCTCATCATCACGCGTCCCGAAGCACACCCCGCCCGACCTGCTCCCGGCCGGCACCGCCCGACGGTCTTCGACTGCGGGCACACCGTGTACACACCGCAGCCCGTGTCGCCGTACGCGATACCGATTCCAATGACCGACACCGATACCGATGCCGATTCGTGTTAGCCCCGACAACCAGGAAGGCCTCGCTCATGCCGTGGGATGAGAAGTGGCTCATCAGCGATGAACTGACGCACGCTTTGGAGCTCAAGCCGCACCCGCCGCGGAACGTCGGGCGTGGCGGGCGGTGGAAGGACCACCGCAGGGTGATCAACGGTGTTCTCTTCCGCCAGCGGACCGGTGCCCCGTGGCGGGATCTGCCGCCACGGTTCGGGAAGTGGAAAACGGCTACGACCGGCATCGCCGCTGGTCGGCGGACGGTACCTGGGACAGGCTCCTGCGGGCTGTTCAGGCCGACGCGGATGCGGAGGGCCGGATCGACTGGACCATGGTCGGTGTTGACTCGACGTCCTGCCGGGCTCACCAGCACGCCGCCGGTGCTCGTGAACGCCCACCACGCGTTCCGGGTCGACGCAGCCGGCCCGCTCAGCACCGCGACGACGAGGCCCTGGGCCGGTCCCGGGGCGGGCTGACCTGCAAGATCCACCTGGCCAGCGACGGCGGCCGCCGCCCGCTCGCATTCGTCATTACGCCTGGACAGTGGGGTGATGCCCCGCAGCTGATCCCTGTGCTCGAACGCATCCGCGTCCCGCGCCCAGCCGGAGGCCACCCGCGCGCGCGGCCCGACCACGTCAGCGGAGACAAGGCGTACAGTTCCCGCCGTAACCGGCACTACCTACGACGTCGCCAGATCAAGCACACCATCCCTGAACGCACAGACCAGCGGGCCAACCGCCAGCGCCGAGGCAGCGCAGGCGGCCGGCCCAGCTCTTCGAGGTGGACCGCTCCACCGTCTCCCAGGCCGTCCGGCAGGTCCGGCCACTGCCCGCGGCCCGCGGCTTCGCCGTGCCCGACCGGCCCGGGGTACGGCTGAAGACACTGGAGGATGTCTTCGCCTACGCCGAGGCCGAGGGCATCGAGCTGAGGCTCGACGGCGTGGAGACCCAGGTACGACACCCGCACGCGTCACGCCCCGGACGCCGGGCTTCGTGTCCGGCAAGCGCAGGCAGATTCCCAATGGACTTGTCAAGCCGGGGAAGTGGCTCTCCGTGAGGGGGTCATGCTGCTGCGGCATCTGTTTGAGGCGGAGCGCTCTCGAAGGGGCGCCCGTCGCGTATGAGCGCCCACAGGACGTTGAGCCGAAGCCTGGCGAGGGCGAGGAGTGCCTGCTTGTGTCCTTTGCCTTCGCTGCGTTTACGGTCGTAGAACCGCTTGGAAACAGGGCAGCTGCGGGCCGCGACCTGAGCAGACAGGTAGAAGACCCGCAGCAGTCGGCGACTGTAGCGGCGTGGTCGGTGCAGGTTTCCGCTGATACGCCCGGAGTCCCGGGGCACGGGGGCCAGCCCTGCGACGCCGGCCAAACGGCCGGAGGTGCCAAAGGCGTCCATGTCTCCGCCGGTGATGGCGATGAACTCGGCGCTCAGCAGCGGACCCATACCCGGCATGCTGAGGATCACCTCCGCGTGCCGGTGCTCGCAAAACCGGCCCTCGATCAGGGCGTCAGTCTCGGCGATCTCCTCATCGAGGGCCATCACCTCCCTGGCCAGCTTGGCCACCATGGCGGCGGCCAGCTTCTCCCCGGGGACGGCGGTGTGTTGGGCTTCGGCGGCCTGGACCGCGGCGGCAGCAACGGCAGCGGAACAGCGGACCTTACGGTTCTTCAACCAGGTGGCGAGGCGGCTTACGCCGATCCTGCGCAGCGCAGCCGGGGTCTGGTATCCGGTCAGCAAGACCAGCGCACCCTTGGTCCGGCTGTAATCAAAGGCCCGCTCCAATGCGGGGAAATATTCCAGGAGTTGGGCGCGCATGCGGTTGATCGCGCGGGTGCGGTCGGCGGCCAGGTCGTAGCGCCGGGCAGTGAGGATCTTCAGGTCCACCGACACCTCGTCTCCGACTGCCAGAGGCTCAAGGTCGCGTCGCATACGGGCCTGATCGGCGATGACGTAGGCGTCCTTCGCGTCCGTCTTCCCATCGCCGCGGTAGGAGCCGGATGCGTGGTGGATGGTACGGCCGGGGTTGTAGAGCACTTTCTGCTCGTGGTTGACCAGCAGTGCGATCAGCAAGGCGGCACCGCCGGCGTTCAGGTCGATCGCCCAGGTCACCTCTCGGCTAATGCTCAGGACATCCGCGATCAGTTCCAGCAGCTCGGGCTCGCTGTTCGGCACCCGCCGCGAGAGCATCTTGGCGCCGTTGGCGTCGATCACCGTGCAGTGATGTCCAGCCTTGCCTGCGTCCGTACCAGCCCAGATCTCGGGCACCAGCGCCTCCGTCGTCCACGTTCCTGTATCTGGCCCAGCAGACGACCTCGCCGACGTGTCCTTACACAGCGATGCACTTCGCTCATCCCAATTAGCAGTCGAGTCGTCGCGGAGTGCCGGGCGGCCAATCTGCTTCAGCCACCGAGGGCAGGAACACCATGAGCCACACCCGACACTCCTGGGCCTCCCGATCCTACGAACGACCGGAAGCGACCCACCAACAACGTAAGGAACACCATCAAGTCGACCACGTTCAGCGACGGACAGGGAAGGATGCTGCTGGCCGGCGTGGTCCGGCCCGGCCGTATGCATGACCGGACCGCTGTGCGGACCGAGGGCATCACCGAGCAGCTCCGCCTCAGGCCGAGGGCGAAGGCCAAGGTCGACTCCGGGTACGCCGGACTGGCCAAGGAGTTCCCCGGCCAGGTCACC includes:
- a CDS encoding LysR family transcriptional regulator — translated: MDLRKLSSFLAVVEEEHFGRAASRLFLSPAAVTQHIQQLEREFGTRLLDRGNGPVTPTVAGQRLASHARTLLAAANAAVEDVTEAALAPSAAARPLRVGIMGHGSAEVTPAAVNAFRRARPEVPLELVQLTFTEHLSALREDRVDVAFVRPAFEVDGIDVDILTAEQRIVAVPTRSPLADAANTGVHVRDVIDLPYLQLPPHTLRDFADYLYFETGERRAPDYALTPQDILTSVAAGRGAGSGLKSFARYYPWPGTRYVPILDAPCAHSVLATRTTDANPEVRIFRALTVALAREMSTRETSHAADE
- a CDS encoding IS110 family RNA-guided transposase, yielding MPEIWAGTDAGKAGHHCTVIDANGAKMLSRRVPNSEPELLELIADVLSISREVTWAIDLNAGGAALLIALLVNHEQKVLYNPGRTIHHASGSYRGDGKTDAKDAYVIADQARMRRDLEPLAVGDEVSVDLKILTARRYDLAADRTRAINRMRAQLLEYFPALERAFDYSRTKGALVLLTGYQTPAALRRIGVSRLATWLKNRKVRCSAAVAAAAVQAAEAQHTAVPGEKLAAAMVAKLAREVMALDEEIAETDALIEGRFCEHRHAEVILSMPGMGPLLSAEFIAITGGDMDAFGTSGRLAGVAGLAPVPRDSGRISGNLHRPRRYSRRLLRVFYLSAQVAARSCPVSKRFYDRKRSEGKGHKQALLALARLRLNVLWALIRDGRPFESAPPQTDAAAA